From a region of the Synechococcus sp. RS9916 genome:
- a CDS encoding HEAT repeat domain-containing protein — MAERFDVLVEGISEAEALSLLFAKTADVPRPSDRYFAATRLGLCSSGATLDALIRATYELKIDELFDRITRRKAIEALGRRKDAKAVSALVDVLGCTDTEAVINAISALIRIGWSPSQVEHDQLLRLLDGEDVTQSRAVIQAFGRLSIKSAASKSRIRELCDHESALVSGAARSCLSKLYGEKHLMQPLLSQLTDLVAGKRRSAVIDIGDSGDHSLLFDLVRAPVSMSLRAKSFLQVDEDGHLLKTEKYQKLFKRLLLDDPLLLDLDDEWKCTLNPEDIERNLSHRDEARQYGAAASLMQIDRRECLELIDSMQERLWSDYVTHYYLTCVIGLRALHEKSYLVRSALAETTPQYTKSRIAAAWACVELQLDDQLELLYELSNSSPWFPLRWACQQAFAQLVDQQQTSDDLALR; from the coding sequence ATGGCTGAGCGTTTTGATGTTTTGGTCGAAGGCATTTCTGAAGCCGAAGCGCTCTCGCTATTGTTCGCAAAAACTGCTGATGTGCCACGCCCCTCAGATCGTTATTTTGCTGCTACTCGCTTAGGCTTGTGTTCTAGTGGCGCGACACTTGATGCACTTATTCGCGCAACATATGAGCTTAAAATTGACGAGCTGTTTGATAGAATAACACGACGTAAGGCGATTGAAGCTTTAGGGCGTAGGAAAGATGCCAAGGCTGTTTCTGCTCTCGTTGATGTTTTGGGCTGCACCGATACTGAGGCTGTAATTAATGCGATCTCTGCATTAATCAGAATTGGATGGTCTCCATCCCAGGTGGAGCATGATCAACTCTTGCGCCTGCTTGACGGTGAGGATGTAACTCAGTCTCGAGCTGTTATTCAAGCCTTTGGAAGACTGTCGATTAAGAGCGCAGCGTCTAAATCTCGAATCAGGGAGCTCTGCGATCATGAAAGTGCCTTGGTCTCTGGTGCTGCTCGATCTTGCCTTTCTAAGTTGTACGGAGAAAAACATCTGATGCAGCCGTTGCTATCACAGTTAACGGATCTCGTTGCAGGTAAACGGCGTTCAGCAGTTATCGACATTGGGGACTCTGGCGATCACAGCCTTCTGTTTGACTTGGTTAGGGCACCAGTTTCAATGTCGTTAAGAGCGAAGAGTTTTTTGCAGGTTGACGAAGATGGTCACCTGCTGAAGACAGAGAAATATCAAAAGCTTTTTAAGCGCCTTTTGTTAGACGATCCGTTGCTCCTGGATCTCGATGATGAATGGAAGTGTACGCTAAATCCAGAGGATATTGAGCGAAATCTGAGCCATCGTGATGAGGCTCGTCAGTATGGAGCTGCGGCAAGTTTGATGCAGATAGATCGCCGTGAATGCCTTGAATTAATTGACAGTATGCAAGAACGTTTATGGTCAGACTACGTCACGCATTACTACTTGACTTGTGTTATTGGCTTGCGCGCTCTTCACGAGAAAAGCTATCTGGTTCGATCTGCTTTGGCCGAAACTACGCCTCAGTACACAAAATCCAGGATTGCTGCTGCTTGGGCGTGCGTTGAGTTGCAGCTTGATGATCAGCTGGAACTGCTTTATGAGTTATCCAACTCATCGCCTTGGTTTCCTCTGCGGTGGGCTTGTCAACAGGCATTTGCTCAGTTGGTGGATCAGCAGCAAACTTCTGATGACCTTGCCCTACGGTGA
- a CDS encoding FUSC family protein: protein MKHERLRSPPLWTDLKAFNPSDVHVRHGIRLAMSLMVATAISESTGWPHQYWLPMSVAWMSRAQLPSTCNRVAHRLHGTLLGLGFIELVVRWSNPQGADWLPLSLLGAGLLIAYVWVHYATAVVGVTIWIVAAFALVGDPVANSISNRMIDTTIAATIVLLAVWIDARAN, encoded by the coding sequence GTGAAGCATGAACGCCTGCGCAGCCCTCCGCTCTGGACTGATCTGAAGGCCTTCAATCCGTCAGACGTGCACGTGCGTCATGGCATTCGACTGGCCATGAGCCTCATGGTTGCAACAGCCATCTCGGAATCGACAGGCTGGCCCCATCAGTACTGGCTGCCCATGTCGGTGGCCTGGATGAGCAGAGCCCAGCTGCCCAGCACCTGCAATCGTGTGGCCCATCGCTTGCATGGCACCCTCCTGGGACTGGGGTTCATCGAACTGGTGGTGCGGTGGAGCAACCCACAAGGAGCGGACTGGTTACCGCTCTCTCTCCTGGGAGCAGGACTGTTGATCGCCTACGTCTGGGTGCACTACGCCACAGCTGTCGTTGGTGTGACCATCTGGATCGTCGCCGCTTTTGCCCTGGTGGGAGATCCGGTGGCCAACAGCATCAGCAACCGCATGATCGACACCACCATCGCCGCCACAATCGTGCTTCTGGCGGTATGGATCGACGCGCGCGCCAATTGA
- the psbA gene encoding photosystem II q(b) protein, giving the protein MTTTIQQRSGATGWQQFCEWVTSTNNRLYVGWFGVLMIPTLLAATTCFIVAFIAAPPVDIDGIREPVAGSLIYGNNIISGAVVPSSNAIGLHFYPIWEAASLDEWLYNGGPYQLVVFHFLIGIFCYMGREWELSYRLGMRPWICVAYSAPVAAASAVFLVYPFGQGSFSDGMPLGISGTFNFMLVFQAEHNILMHPFHMLGVAGVFGGSLFSAMHGSLVTSSLVRETTESESQNYGYKFGQEEETYNIVAAHGYFGRLIFQYASFNNSRSLHFFLAAWPVVGIWFTALGVSTMAFNLNGFNFNQSILDGQGRVLNTWADVLNRANLGMEVMHERNAHNFPLDLAAAESTPVALQAPAIG; this is encoded by the coding sequence ATGACCACCACCATTCAGCAGCGCTCCGGCGCCACTGGCTGGCAGCAGTTCTGCGAGTGGGTCACCTCCACCAACAACCGCCTCTATGTGGGCTGGTTCGGTGTGCTGATGATCCCCACCCTGCTGGCCGCCACCACCTGCTTCATCGTTGCGTTCATCGCAGCTCCCCCCGTCGACATCGACGGCATCCGTGAGCCCGTCGCCGGCTCCCTGATCTACGGCAACAACATCATCTCCGGTGCTGTTGTTCCTTCCTCCAACGCCATCGGCCTGCACTTCTATCCCATCTGGGAAGCTGCTTCTCTCGATGAGTGGCTGTACAACGGCGGTCCTTACCAGCTGGTTGTCTTCCACTTCCTGATCGGCATCTTCTGCTACATGGGTCGCGAGTGGGAACTCTCCTACCGCCTCGGCATGCGTCCTTGGATCTGCGTTGCTTACAGCGCACCCGTGGCCGCTGCTTCTGCAGTCTTCCTGGTCTACCCCTTCGGTCAGGGTTCCTTCTCTGACGGCATGCCCCTGGGCATCTCTGGCACCTTCAACTTCATGCTGGTGTTCCAGGCCGAGCACAACATCCTGATGCACCCCTTCCACATGCTGGGTGTGGCTGGTGTTTTCGGTGGCAGCCTGTTCTCCGCCATGCACGGCTCCCTGGTGACCTCCTCCCTGGTGCGTGAAACCACCGAGAGCGAGTCCCAGAACTACGGCTACAAGTTCGGCCAAGAGGAAGAGACCTACAACATCGTGGCTGCCCACGGTTACTTCGGTCGCCTGATCTTCCAATACGCCTCCTTCAACAACAGCCGCAGCCTTCACTTCTTCCTGGCTGCCTGGCCTGTCGTTGGCATCTGGTTCACTGCCCTGGGCGTCAGCACCATGGCGTTCAACCTCAACGGTTTCAACTTCAACCAGTCCATCCTTGATGGTCAGGGCCGCGTCCTGAATACCTGGGCTGATGTGCTGAACCGCGCCAACCTCGGCATGGAAGTGATGCACGAGCGCAACGCTCACAACTTCCCCCTCGACCTGGCTGCTGCTGAGTCCACTCCTGTGGCTCTGCAAGCTCCCGCCATCGGTTGA
- a CDS encoding bifunctional orotidine-5'-phosphate decarboxylase/orotate phosphoribosyltransferase, whose protein sequence is MGFFTALTEAMTSRQSLLVTGLDPNPEMLRNWASPRGLGGSSLLSQARSWCKSVIEATEDHVCAYKPSLGFYQAMGSAGVELLMEVRELLPPDLPLIIDIKHGDLNSSSAIAAYLFKTLQADAVTLNPLAGQDIAAPFLLYPGKGVVINCHSSNPAARVLQHHPDEDRPLYLQLVKESQSWGTPDQLLLEVGTSDPTILERVRQAAPERFVMLRSLWGEEGNLQRLLASGLNQAGDGLLLPLPQSLLNDSDINGQTKALKQRINQIREDHLRHQQQPDAPSDQCRIWPHAEQTPPALADSNRSAVTTSIDPELRELVIDLFDIRCLLFGEFKQASGAIFNYYVDLRQIISDPALFHRVLDCYAQVLRPLSFDRIAGIPYGSLPTATGLSLQLHKPLIYPRKEVKAHGTRRLVEGEFNEGETVAVVDDILITGGSVLEGIAKLKDSGLSVKDVVVFLDHGGRDDTRAKKRLEDQGLHLQAVLTLDTIGDVLEAAGRISPEQAQELRTSQH, encoded by the coding sequence ATGGGATTCTTCACGGCACTCACCGAGGCCATGACTAGCCGTCAGTCGCTCCTGGTCACCGGCCTTGATCCCAACCCGGAAATGCTGCGCAACTGGGCATCCCCGAGAGGCCTAGGCGGGAGCTCACTGCTGAGTCAGGCCCGGTCGTGGTGCAAATCAGTCATTGAAGCCACGGAGGATCACGTTTGCGCCTACAAGCCCAGCCTTGGCTTCTATCAAGCCATGGGATCGGCGGGGGTTGAACTTCTGATGGAGGTGCGCGAACTGCTCCCTCCCGATCTACCTCTGATCATCGACATCAAGCACGGTGACCTGAACAGCTCCAGCGCCATTGCGGCCTACCTGTTCAAAACCCTGCAGGCAGACGCTGTCACTCTCAATCCGCTGGCCGGCCAAGACATCGCTGCCCCGTTTCTGCTCTACCCGGGAAAGGGAGTGGTGATCAATTGCCACAGCTCCAATCCCGCTGCACGGGTGCTGCAACATCACCCCGATGAGGACCGACCTCTGTATCTGCAGCTGGTGAAAGAAAGCCAGAGCTGGGGCACCCCGGATCAACTGCTCTTGGAGGTTGGCACGAGTGACCCCACAATCCTGGAGCGGGTTCGCCAGGCCGCTCCAGAACGGTTTGTCATGCTCCGCTCGCTCTGGGGAGAAGAAGGCAACCTGCAACGCCTTCTGGCCAGCGGCCTCAACCAAGCCGGGGATGGACTTCTGCTGCCTCTACCCCAAAGCCTCCTCAATGACAGCGATATCAACGGCCAAACCAAGGCGCTCAAACAGAGGATCAACCAGATACGGGAAGACCACCTGCGCCATCAGCAACAACCGGACGCGCCTTCCGATCAATGCAGGATCTGGCCCCATGCCGAGCAAACCCCACCTGCGTTAGCGGATTCCAACCGCTCCGCAGTCACCACCAGCATCGACCCAGAACTGCGGGAGCTGGTGATTGATCTGTTCGACATCCGCTGTCTGCTGTTCGGCGAGTTCAAGCAAGCCAGTGGGGCAATCTTCAATTACTACGTGGATCTTCGCCAGATCATTTCCGATCCAGCGCTCTTCCACCGGGTTCTCGACTGCTACGCCCAGGTGCTGCGACCGCTGAGCTTCGATCGCATCGCCGGCATCCCCTATGGCTCCTTACCAACCGCCACCGGTCTGTCACTGCAGCTGCACAAACCGCTGATCTACCCACGCAAGGAAGTCAAAGCCCATGGCACCAGGCGACTCGTCGAAGGTGAGTTCAACGAAGGAGAAACCGTTGCGGTGGTCGACGACATCCTGATCACCGGGGGCAGCGTGCTGGAAGGGATCGCCAAACTCAAAGACTCTGGCCTGAGTGTGAAGGATGTGGTGGTGTTTCTCGACCATGGCGGCCGTGATGACACCCGCGCCAAGAAACGACTGGAAGACCAGGGTCTTCACCTCCAAGCGGTGCTGACGCTGGACACCATCGGCGATGTGCTCGAAGCGGCTGGACGGATCAGCCCCGAGCAAGCCCAAGAACTGCGCACCTCCCAGCACTGA